The region TCAGCCGCTTGATAAAGGCATTTTTAAACGGGGTGAACACTTTATACATCTCGTGACTGCCGGTCATTACGCTACCCGGCGCGAGCATCACGCTGTCATCAAAGCCTTCACAGATCACCCCCGAAAGCGTTTTCTCCAGCAGGCGATCCCGCTGCTGCTCGTTAAATTCATACTGATAGTTGTAATAAAGATGCGTTACTGCGTGCTGCTGGCAGATTGCCTGCACCGTCTGGCGCTGCGCGGCAAAATCAGTCGCCTCTTTATAGATCAGTGGAATGCCTTTTTCGGCCAGGGAATGTTGCAGGTCATTCAGATATGCGCTGAGCAATGCCGCTTGCCGGGGCGCCATGTCATGCTGCTGCCACTGTTCAGGCGTGGCGATAAACAGGGCCAGCACATTCGCGTCTTTAGCGCGGCAGGCCGCCGCGAGAGCGAAGTTGTCGTGAATGCGTAAATCCGCGCGAAACCAAACCAGATGGGTGGGCATAAAACTCCAGGCGATTGTCCATTATGTCCGTAAGGGCATGCCGTAAAAGGAAAAAGGCACGCATTGAACTACTTTGCCATGAAGTGTAGACGGGATGAAATAAAAAAGGCCGCACAAGGCGGCCTTAACGCTACTTGTCCTGCGCTATCGGGGTAAAGGCAATAAACACATCCGGTTTATCACTCTTTACAACGAGTACGCTGGCGACAATGAACGCGATGCAAAAATAGCGTTTCACTATGCGGTCCCTGCTGCTAACCGCTCCACCTATCACCACCGGTGATAAATCGGTGGACACAAGCTCTGTGTGGAGCCTGACTCACGGTTGTGGTAACACCTTTCCCGGGACCGGTGCCCATTTGCGAGATGGCGGAAAGGGACGCTGCATAGTAGGCATCACGTGAGCAAAACGTAATCCATTGAACCTGTTTTTAAGAATTTATTTAGGAGTGAAGCGTTTGCTTATTAAACCAGCAGAAGTATGCTTGTAAGCCTCTGTGTGAGAGCTTGAAAACCACCCAACGGACCGCGAATCCCGAGGGACAAAAAAACCGCCACATTGCTGTAGGCGGTTTTTTTATGGCTACGACGTCGCGCCGTATCAGTAGAAATCGCAGGTGGCTTTCTCTGCCTGATCCATCCACACCGGCTTTTCGCTGGTTTTCGCCCAGACGCGGTGCAGGTAGCTGTAGAAACGTGCGCGATCTTTCCAGAACAGCATCACCGACAGGGCCAGCACGCCAGCCACTACGGCGAAAGTGCGACGCATGAAAATGATATGAGCCGGAAACTCTTTATAAAGATCCATAATTTTCTCCCCTGTAGTTGGCCGGAAACCTTCTCCGGAAAATGTGAAATCTGTGACCTGGTTAAAATAATACCGCTTTGTTTGTAATTTTACTACTCATCCGACCACTCATTTTCATCCATTTCGTGAATATTTACATTCGCGCCCGTAATTAAGTTACAAAAAAGTTAACAATTTACTTACCAATAGTTAAATTGTGGTCTTTCCCTTTTTTATACTTTTTTTACACCCACCCTTCTGATTTTTGCGAAATCTTTGCGCCATAAATCCTACCGTTTGTACAACAATAAAAGTCACCCGGAGGTGGAGTGTGAGTGCAGGTCTGATTGCCGGCATCGTGCTGGTGTTCCTGTTATTGGGTTATCTGATTTATGCCCTGATTAATGCGGAGGCGTTCTGATGGCTGCTCAGGCGTTTTTGCTTATTGCCAGCTTTTTACTGGTGCTGTTTGTGCTCGCCAGGCCGCTGGGAACAGCGCTGGCGCGGCTGATCAACAACGTGCCATTGCCGGGCACGAGAAACATTGAAAACGTGCTCTGGCGCATTTCAGGTATCAGCGACCGGGAAATGAACTGGCGCCAGTACCTGATGGCAATCCTGCTTCTGAATATCGTGGGACTTATTGCCCTCTTTACGCTGCTGATGCTTCAGGGCAGTCTGCCGTTGAACCCGCAGCAGTTACCCGGTTTATCCTGGCATCTGGCGCTGAACACGGCGGTCAGCTTTGTCACCAACACCAACTGGCAGTCTTACGCAGGGGAAACCACGCTCAGCTACTTCAGCCAGATGGCCGGGTTAACCGTGCAAAACTTTCTTTCTGCGGCCAGCGGTATCGCGGTGATCTTCGCCCTGACGCGCGCGTTTGCCCGTCAGAATGTCAGCACCCTCGGCAACGCCTGGGTTGACGTCACGCGCATCGTCCTTTGGATCCTGATGCCTGTTGCGCTGATTATTGCCCTGTTCTTTATTCAACAAGGCACCCTGCAAAACCTGCTGCCTTATACCCCTTACACCTCGCTTGAAGGCGCCAGAGAACTTCTGCCAATGGGGCCAGTGGCGTCGCAGGAAGCGATCAAGATGCTGGGTACCAACGGCGGCGGCTTCTTTAACGCCAACTCATCGCATCCGTTTGAAATCCCAACGGCATTAACCAATTTTGTGCAGATGCTGGCGATCTTCCTGATCCCCGCCGCGCTCTGCTTCGCCTTTGGCGATGTGGTTAACGATCGCAGTCAGGGACGCACGCTGCTGTGGGCAATGTCGTTGATCTTCGTGGTCTGCGTCGCACTGGTGATGTGGGCCGAATGGAACGGCAATAGCCACTTCATGCAGCTGGGCGCTAACAGCAATATAAACCTTGAAGGCAAAGAGAGCCGCTTCGGCATTCTTGCCAGCAGCCTCTATGCGGTGGTCACCACGGCGGCCTCCTGCGGGGCGGTGAACGCCATGCACGACTCTTTCACCGCGCTCGGCGGCATGATCCCCATGTGGCTGATGCAGACTGGCGAGGTGGTCTTCGGTGGGGTTGGCTCGGGGCTGTACGGGATGCTGTTGTTCGTTCTGCTCGCCGTATTTATCGCCGGGCTGATGATCGGCCGCACGCCGGAGTATCTCGGCAAAAAAATCGACGTCCGCGAAATGAAGCTAACCGCACTGGCGATCCTGGTTACCCCCGCCCTTGTGCTGCTCGGCACCGCGCTGGCGCTGATGACCGAAGCCGGTCGCAGCGGCATCTTTAACCCGGGCATTCACGGCTTTAGCGAAGTGCTTTACGCCGTTTCATCTGCCGCCAACAACAACGGCAGCGCCTTTGCAGGGTTAAGCGCCAACTCGCCGTTCTGGAACTGCCTGCTGGCATTTTGCATGTTCGTCGGGCGTTTCGGGGTGATTATTCCCGTCATGGCGATCGCGGGAGCACTGGTGAATAAGAAGATCCAGCCGACCACCACCGGTACGTTACCGACTCACGGCGCGCTGTTCGTCGGCCTGCTGATTGGCACCGTTCTGCTGATGGGTGCCCTGACCTTTATCCCCGCCCTCGCGCTAGGCCCGGTTGCGGAATACCTCTCTTTACGCTGATTTTGCGGAGAATTTGTCATGAGTCGTAAACAACTGGCCCTGCTCGAACCGACGTTAGTTCGTCAGGCCCTCATGGATGCGGTAAAAAAACTCAGCCCGCGCGTGCAGTGGCATAACCCGGTGATGTTTATTGTCTGGACTGGAAGTTTACTCACCACCGCACTGGCGATTGCCATGGGAACGGGACACCTTTCAGGGAATGCAACGTTTACTGCCGCCATCAGCCTGTGGCTGTGGTTTACCGTGCTGTTCGCCAACTTCGCCGAAGCGCTGGCGGAAGGCCGGAGTAAGGCGCAGGCCAACAGCCTGAAAGGGGTGAAAAAGACCGCCTTTGCGCGCAAATTACGTGAACCTAAATATGGCGCGCAGATGGACCACGTGCCAGCGGATGAACTGCGTAAAGGCGACGTGGTGCTGGTGGAAGCTGGCGACATCATCCCCTGCGACGGGGAAGTGATCGAGGGCGGCGCGTCGGTAGACGAAAGCGCCATTACCGGGGAATCCGCACCGGTGATCCGTGAGTCCGGCGGGGATTTCGCCTCTGTTACCGGCGGGACACGCATTCTTTCCGACTGGCTGGTGATCCAGTGCAGCGTCAACCCGGGTGAAACCTTCCTCGACCGGATGATCGCCATGGTGGAAGGCGCCCAGCGTCGTAAAACGCCGAACGAGATCGCCCTGACCATTCTGCTGGTGGCGCTGACCCTTGTCTTCCTGCTGGCCACGGCGACCCTGTGGCCCTTCTCCGCCTACGGTGGTACAGCGGTCAGCATCACCGTACTGATCGCCCTGCTGGTCTGTCTGATCCCCACCACTATCGGTGGCCTGCTGTCCGCGATTGGCGTGGCGGGGATGAGCCGTATGCTGGGCGCGAACGTCATCGCCACCAGCGGACGCGCCGTTGAAGCCGCGGGTGACGTAGACGTGCTGCTGCTGGATAAAACCGGGACCATCACCCTGGGGAATCGTCAGGCCTCTGACTTTTTACCCGCTCCCGGCGTGGATCAAAAAACGCTGGCCGACGCAGCGCAACTTTCCTCTCTGGCCGATGAGACGCCGGAAGGCCGCAGCATCGTGATCCTGGCTAAGCAGCGTTTTAACCTGCGCCAGCGCGACGTACAAAGCCTGCACGCCACGTTCGTGCCCTTCACCGCGCAAACCCGCATGAGCGGGATCAACATTCAGGACCGGATGATCCGTAAAGGGTCCGTTGATGCCATTCGCCGTCATATTGAAGCCAATAACGGACACTTCCCTCCGGAAGTCGACCATCTGGTGGAAAGCGTGGCGCGTCAGGGAGCGACACCCCTGGTGGTGGCGGAAGGTGCAAACGTTCTGGGGGTGATCGCCCTGAAAGATATCGTGAAAGGCGGTATTAAAGAGCGTTTCGCC is a window of Enterobacter hormaechei ATCC 49162 DNA encoding:
- a CDS encoding YbfA family protein, with translation MDLYKEFPAHIIFMRRTFAVVAGVLALSVMLFWKDRARFYSYLHRVWAKTSEKPVWMDQAEKATCDFY
- the kdpF gene encoding K(+)-transporting ATPase subunit F → MSAGLIAGIVLVFLLLGYLIYALINAEAF
- the kdpA gene encoding potassium-transporting ATPase subunit KdpA codes for the protein MAAQAFLLIASFLLVLFVLARPLGTALARLINNVPLPGTRNIENVLWRISGISDREMNWRQYLMAILLLNIVGLIALFTLLMLQGSLPLNPQQLPGLSWHLALNTAVSFVTNTNWQSYAGETTLSYFSQMAGLTVQNFLSAASGIAVIFALTRAFARQNVSTLGNAWVDVTRIVLWILMPVALIIALFFIQQGTLQNLLPYTPYTSLEGARELLPMGPVASQEAIKMLGTNGGGFFNANSSHPFEIPTALTNFVQMLAIFLIPAALCFAFGDVVNDRSQGRTLLWAMSLIFVVCVALVMWAEWNGNSHFMQLGANSNINLEGKESRFGILASSLYAVVTTAASCGAVNAMHDSFTALGGMIPMWLMQTGEVVFGGVGSGLYGMLLFVLLAVFIAGLMIGRTPEYLGKKIDVREMKLTALAILVTPALVLLGTALALMTEAGRSGIFNPGIHGFSEVLYAVSSAANNNGSAFAGLSANSPFWNCLLAFCMFVGRFGVIIPVMAIAGALVNKKIQPTTTGTLPTHGALFVGLLIGTVLLMGALTFIPALALGPVAEYLSLR
- the kdpB gene encoding potassium-transporting ATPase subunit KdpB, whose protein sequence is MSRKQLALLEPTLVRQALMDAVKKLSPRVQWHNPVMFIVWTGSLLTTALAIAMGTGHLSGNATFTAAISLWLWFTVLFANFAEALAEGRSKAQANSLKGVKKTAFARKLREPKYGAQMDHVPADELRKGDVVLVEAGDIIPCDGEVIEGGASVDESAITGESAPVIRESGGDFASVTGGTRILSDWLVIQCSVNPGETFLDRMIAMVEGAQRRKTPNEIALTILLVALTLVFLLATATLWPFSAYGGTAVSITVLIALLVCLIPTTIGGLLSAIGVAGMSRMLGANVIATSGRAVEAAGDVDVLLLDKTGTITLGNRQASDFLPAPGVDQKTLADAAQLSSLADETPEGRSIVILAKQRFNLRQRDVQSLHATFVPFTAQTRMSGINIQDRMIRKGSVDAIRRHIEANNGHFPPEVDHLVESVARQGATPLVVAEGANVLGVIALKDIVKGGIKERFAQMRKMGIKTVMITGDNRLTAAAIAAEAGVDDFLSEATPEAKLALIRQYQAEGRLVAMTGDGTNDAPALAQADVAVAMNSGTQAAKEAGNMVDLDSNPTKLIEVVHIGKQMLMTRGSLTTFSIANDVAKYFAIIPAAFAATYPQLNALNVMHLHSPASAILSAVIFNALIIVFLIPLALKGVSYKPLTAAAMLRRNLWIYGLGGLVVPFIGIKVIDVLLTLFRLV